In the Triticum aestivum cultivar Chinese Spring chromosome 2B, IWGSC CS RefSeq v2.1, whole genome shotgun sequence genome, TGGCTCGAAAATAGCAGTACCGAAAAAATAATGCAGCCTCACATTATTTGCATATAAATTATTTCCAAATGTTTGAAGCAAAAATGTTGATCAAATTTGTTCATAGCAAAAGTTAAATACTACATATCGAGTGTCCACGAATCGTTAATTGAACTGCAACACATATCGTTATTTGAACAACAGCAACACAAATTGTTACATCAAGATTTGAATGGTATTTGATTCCCATGAAATCCATTACATCAATGACCTTGAGAATATGTGAGATAAAATGAATTCGATTAGGAAATATGTAGTACGAGATCTTAGGTACCCTGCTGACAGAATGTTGCGTGTGCTGAGTCCAAAGGTTTCCAAGGGTGCAAATGAGTCATGAAGTAGTCGGCGAGATATATATCCAGGCCTTCATACATGCTCAACATCAGAGTTGTAGTGGTTGCCGAGCTCATCGAGTGCGCTAGGAACACGTGACAAATGTGTGACAAGTGCACATTATTGAATTCATGCTTTAGTCAACTCATTCAAAAGTTTAAATTGATGGAGAGAGCTGGCCAATATATTTTAACACTCCACCTCACGTTTACGCTATTTTAGTCCTTAGATGTGGGATCGATGTAGACCGCATAATCGTTTtaggtcttgaactcaagaccgcTTGGTTCGGATACCATATTGAATTTATGCTCCAGCCAATTAGTCCAAAATCTGAACTGGTGGAGAGAGACaagcaatatatttcaacacacgCGGCATGCATCTTTGGCTTCTTCTTGGCCTCTGGCCATTGTGCAGCTCCCATATAAAGTTGATAGCACCATAGTTGATGTACTTCTGTTCATGGTAACACGATGGCCGGGAGAAAATTCTTGTAGTTGCTCATCCGTCATTGCAGGTGGCTAATCTATCGTCACCACAAAATGGTTGGACGACCCTTGCCTAAAAAGAGGGGCCAGCGGTACCTCTGAGGGAAAGCATGGCTGCGAGCCACTTCCCAGCCTTCTCACACACTCAGCAATTTTTTCCATCGTTTGTCGTGTTTCAATTATTTCTAGTCGTTCCATTGTTGTGTTGTTTTGTATTTTCCAACTAAGTGGGCTGAGTGTCCTAAAGGGCAACTATTTTGGCGGGAAATCAGGCCACACTGGTTGATTTGGGCCTTAGAGGGTAACCGCGGCCCACCGACCGACTCAGCCCGTTCGTTTCACGTTCCAACGTCCCTCTCCCTCCGTCCTCGCCAAGGGCGGACCTAACAACTTGTTTGAGGGGGGAGGGAGCAAAATACTTGAGTGGTGGCATATTTTGGCACATTTTGTATAAATTTAGAgagttttagttttttttttctaaTGATACAACCAAATCCTACAAGATTTTCAAAACATGGCCCTACTCAACGTCAACATGGGTCCGCCCCTGGTTCTCGCAGCCCTCCTCTCCCCAACGTCCCCCCCTCAAGACCTCGACCAACATTATCAAATAAATTGTATAAAACTATTGTTTAACAGTTTTGCTAGagctcatctagatgagatataatttggtctcattcaccttttatagccattggatgtgatgctataagatgcgtgtgtgctgacgtgggttatATTTGTTCTTGTcttcaaagtgaatgagaccaaattatatctcatctagatgagttctaggtactcctaTTGTTTAAAGAACATCCTCAGCAAAAAAGAGCATTTCAGACTTCCACCACTAGCTACCGGCTCACCGGTTGTCCTGAATGCAATTGACAAAAAAAAAATAGTTTCCTTTTTGCGGAGAATTATTTATGGCCAACTGCTTCCCATCGTCTACCAGCTCAGCTATTTTTCAATCGAGCCGCGACACAAACAAACAGGTCGGCAATCTTTACCGTGGGTAAACTTTTCCTCCCGAGGTTTTGCTTCGGGTCTCGCGGGTGGCGAGAGAGGAAAGGTGTCCATGGTACTGTAGCTCCATGACGAGATGCCACATATGGCACACGCGTACACGAATCGAGTAACATCCGATTCTGGACCCTGGAGAGGCGCACGATCGCAAGCAGCGCGCTGACGCCGCACCGGCAGCCCCAAACCGAGCAAAAACCAAGACCAGCACGCACACGCGACACCAACACGAGCTGGTAGAGATGATGTCAAAACAAAGAAAAACACGAGCTGGTAGGAGGAAGGTTCCTGGTAGCTTCAAGgtttttgtctctctctctctctggtcgcTAAAAAAGAAAGAACACATTCGTCTCTCGTCCTTCCCCATCGACCTCTCTCGTACGTACGTTACGTAGCCACCGCTTTTCTTTGCCGTACTTTTTATATACACATACATACAAGAAGATATGTCCAAATATACCATCAATTCAAAGACCAGAGCTGCTGTAGTTTTGTTCGGCACGTCGTCAAGGAATTATGTATTTCCCGTGTCTCCTCGTCGGTCCCCGTCCCTCGTACATACGTTCGTACTACGTACACAGCCACCGGTTGGCTTCGCTGTATCTAGGCGACGCTAGCGGGGCAGCCGTTACCCCATCCGCGTCATCGCAGGCCTCGCTCTCGTACCCAATTCCAGCAGCAGCGGCCACCGGCCAGGCCGATCCCCGAGCGGTGCCCTGCCCCGCCCGGCCACACAACCGGGGCGAGGTGGAGGGAGCGCTAACGGACCAGCTGCGCGGCACGCCACGTTGCCCGCCCCTTTTCTAACCCCCGCTCGCCCACCTGCACTGCACGGTATACATgtgcccgcccccgcccccgccgcccgccccgATGCTCTGTTGAGGAGGTAGCGGCGAGGTGGTGGTAGCCAGCCGAAAGAAACAGAGCACAGCTGAGCCGAGAGCCTGCCCGCGGCCTGcgacaaggaaggaaggaaggaaggaagatgGACTCCTCCACCGCGGTGGCGGCGCCGCTGCTGGAGGCCGGCGGCAAGGAGATGCGGCACCTGGGCCGCACCGCGCACAACatgtcctcctcctccctccgcaaGAAGTCCGACACCTCGCTCGTCCGCAAGTTGCCCTGCGCCGCGCTCCGAGGCTTCCTCTCCACCCTCCAGGAGGTGCTCTTCGGCACAAAGCTCTTCGTCCTCTTCCCCGCCGTCGTCCTCGCCGTCGTCGCCAGATACATGCGCTTCGGCCAGGTACGCCTCGCCTCATCTCTCCCTCTTTCCTTTCCTTTCCTGTAACCTCCAATCTTTCTCACCGGCCCTTCAACGGCTGCTTCCACCTGATTTCCGTGTTTATTTATCCCAGTTTCACCTAATAGTTGCTAGTAGTACTACGTATTAGGTAGTGCTGTCGTTAACTTAGCTCCATCGAACCTCTTTGATTCCGATTGCTTCCTCTGTCCATCGCAATTGGATTGGATCATATGTTGTAGGGACGATCGTTTTGCTCTGCGGCTCCCTCTGTTAAGCTTACATGTGCCTTGTACTGTTATGCAACATAAAACACACATTACATTTTTCATCACCCTAGGCTAGGAGGATTACGGTCGTACATCGGTTTCAGTGCCATTTCGTCTACTAGAAAGATCCCGCATTCTCCTCTGCTTTTGTCACATCAACGCTGGAACACCTATAGCCAACAGACGTAATTAGGGACGTTTGATTTGCTCTCTGATCAACCGCTCTATGAAAAACTTGCATGTGCCTTGTCTCCAACATAAAACAAGCATCCTGAACATTTTCATCACCaccacaaaaatatattttattctcCTCTGCCCACCGCTAACTAACTCCTGCATTTAGTATTACCTTATTAGTGCTTAGATTAATAGTTCAACAGGGCGTTGCACAAACATGTGAAGAGAGAGAGAACAAGAGCTGTGGCCAATGCATTCATAGTCCCATACTAAGTTTTTCTTAAGTATTTGAAACAGCGGGCCTCCCATCGATTTCCATTAAAGAAACCGCCAACATAACCATTCATAGCAATTAGTGCAGGTTTATGTGAGAATGGAATGATAGTGATTTTGTTTGCATATTTTCTTGGAGAAAGATTTGATTTACATCGAGCTGTTTACATGTGAGTGACCCCATACCGGCATGTGGGCTAGGCCTCAAACCCCAACCACTAATCAAAATTGACGCGTTACAGATGGAATCGTGGAATGGAATAAGCCGCGACTAATATGCCCCGGCTCTGCCAATCACATGCACATTCTTGCTCTCCACCACCACCCATGTCGCCCATGTCGGTCCATCAACATCCATGTCTGCACCTCACATCCACCTCCTAATGCTATTACCAGTATATTATACATCCATGATCCATCCAGCGATGGCAGCCATTAATCCCCGCCCCTGGGCTCACTGCACATGCAGCAACAATGATTAAGATGGGTTTAGTACTAAGTTAACAACGTGGTCACCAGGTGAATCCTGTCCGTACGTAGGCACCACTGCGCTAGCAGGATTCGGTAACTATACACCCTAATCGCTAGCAGTTCCTTGCGACAGTCCTGCGGCTGATCGGCGAGAGCTCAGATCAAACACGAACACGGGCCGTTTTCACTGTGGGATTCCTCTGGACAAAGCAGAGGTAGATGCTCTTGCTGTACTGCCTTCTCTTGTCTTCTTACCATCGTTTCAGTCCGGCATGCGACTCCTACGTCTTCTCAGCTCTCCCTGTCGTGCCGGTGCTCCAGAGAACACGTGAGACACACCAGGACTGACTATGCTTGTAGTTTGTACCAACATATTCCAAGTTGTAGTATGTTCAAAAATCTGGCTGATTAAACAGGGACAGTAATATTTTCATGGCTAGAACCAATAGGACAGGAAGAGCATGTAGATCCCGAATATTCTTCACCGTTTGCCCATCTTTTTGGACACTTGCTATCTTTTTCCCTAATGCTGAGCTCATACAGGTGTGGCTCTTCGTGCTTAGCTTAATTGGGCTAATTCCTCTTGCAGAGCGACTCAGTTTCTTGACGGAGTAAGTCTCTTTTGTTCATCGTCATAGCGTGTTCGGTTCGGCGTTACCTTCTTTATTATGTTGCTGACAAAGCTTGCACTCTGTTCTTTGTGTTATTTTGATCACAGACAGATCGCTTTCTACACAGGTCCCACTGGTAAGAGTTGTTGATCTCAAAACGTCAAATCATTCTAAGTTTCTAACCAAACTACAACTTGGACATCATGTGGTTATCTACCTGAACTGCAGTTGGTGGACTGTTGAATGCGACGTTCGGCAACGTCACCGAGGTTATCATCGCGCTATTCGCCCTGAGGGAAGGCAAGATAACGGTGGTGAAATGCTCCCTGCTCGGCTCCATCTTGTCCAACTTGCTGCTTGTCCTCGGCACCTCCCTCTTTTTTGGTGGGCTGGCAAACCTCGGTGTCGAGCAGCCATACGACAGAGTAACCAACTCGGCCATCTACTTCGTACTACTGTTATGCTGTTTACGATTGCACGAATTTGTCATGACGCATGAACGACGATATGGCTTTCATTTGTGCAGAAGCAAGCAGATGTCAGCACAGGGCTTCTAATTCTTGGTGTGCTATGCCAATCAATGCCGCTGATGCTGAGGTATGCAGTAAGCGCCGGTGAGCATGCAGTAAACTCCGACGATTCAGGATTGGTGCTATCCCGGGCGTGCAGCGTTCTCATGATCCTGGCCTATGGAGCCTACCTTTACTTCCAACTGAAGACGCATCGCCAGCTCTTTGAGCCCCAGGAGGTGTGTAATATTTGTAAAGTGCTGATCAGAAACCAGAATAACCTATTAACATGCATATAACTAGTTGGTTAATGACAAAATGATCAGgttgaagatgatggtgatgatttggTCTCTGAAGATGAGGCGGTACTGGGATTTACAAGTGCGATGGTTTGGCTAGCAGTCATGACTGTGATAACCGCCTTACTGTCAGAGTATGTCGTTAGCACAATTGAGGTATGCAACACCATCCTATGTTCATGTTGGCTAAGTTTGGATGGGCGTTCTGAAGGAATTTCCTTTGTAATTTTACTCAGAGCTAACCTACAGCGTAGCTAAGAATGTTTTTTGGGAACAAATTTTGCAGGCGGCCTCAGAATCCTGGGAACTATCAGTGAGCTTCATTAGCATCATCTTGATTCCGATTGTCGGGAATGCAGCAGAGCATGCTGGGGCAATCATATTTGCTTTTAAGAACAAGCTGGTAAGTAGCATCAGAAGTTCAGAACCCGTGCATACTCACTGAAATGCCGGGGAGCGATAAGTAACACCAAATCtgttctattttttctttttttttttgtaaCAGGACATCACCCTCGGAGTATCTCTGGGGTCAGCTACGCAGATTTCCATGTTTGTGGTCTGTATTAACTGACCTCTGGACATTGTTATCTTCATATGGTCTTGCCTTTGTCTTTTTCCTGATGGAACTGAACTGTTGTAGGTGCCACTGAGTGTCCTTGTGGCTTGGGTCATGGGGGTTCCAATGGATCTTGATTTCAACCTGCTAGAGACTGGTTCTTTGTTCCTCGCAATATTGGTCACAAGCTTCACCCTCCAGGTAATTTTATGTTCTGTTTCGCATCCCCGCGCTGAGTCAACCTCTGTTCAGTTTGGTGTTTCTGGTATGCTTGTCATGGTAATAGCAACTCATTCAGTGAAGGAATTGTTCGTGTGTTTTGCAGGACGGGTCGTCGCATTACCTGAAGGGACTGCTTCTCCTCCTTTGCTACGCCGTGATCGGCGTGTGCTTTTTTGTCCTGAGACGACGTTCAGGTAGGGATTCTTGCACTCTCCCTCCCATTTTTTGCTCAAATCATTTGCAACTACTCATTGTCTCTTCGCATTTGTTATGTTTCGATGACAGCTGATGGAAGCAACTAATCGGGTTCAGCCTAGCAGATCGGCTTAGTTCAGGGTTCCCCGAAAACCGGACGGTGATTAAGCTGAAGATGGTGAAGAGAAGAAGGTAGTAGAGTACCTCCCTGGGCAGACGAGCGTGCAGGCAAGCCAAGCAGTAGGGCCTGCCTGCGTGTA is a window encoding:
- the LOC123046608 gene encoding vacuolar cation/proton exchanger 1b, giving the protein MDSSTAVAAPLLEAGGKEMRHLGRTAHNMSSSSLRKKSDTSLVRKLPCAALRGFLSTLQEVLFGTKLFVLFPAVVLAVVARYMRFGQVWLFVLSLIGLIPLAERLSFLTEQIAFYTGPTVGGLLNATFGNVTEVIIALFALREGKITVVKCSLLGSILSNLLLVLGTSLFFGGLANLGVEQPYDRKQADVSTGLLILGVLCQSMPLMLRYAVSAGEHAVNSDDSGLVLSRACSVLMILAYGAYLYFQLKTHRQLFEPQEVEDDGDDLVSEDEAVLGFTSAMVWLAVMTVITALLSEYVVSTIEAASESWELSVSFISIILIPIVGNAAEHAGAIIFAFKNKLDITLGVSLGSATQISMFVVPLSVLVAWVMGVPMDLDFNLLETGSLFLAILVTSFTLQDGSSHYLKGLLLLLCYAVIGVCFFVLRRRSADGSN